One Chanodichthys erythropterus isolate Z2021 chromosome 10, ASM2448905v1, whole genome shotgun sequence DNA segment encodes these proteins:
- the cabp1b gene encoding calcium-binding protein 1b isoform X2, with amino-acid sequence MSSSLPKSESTTSLIKTNRRVRADPASQRNGHRHTGVGGEDSCWTEECDATARRPLCQPKHGRKAEKIQNPRGQDGYHQEDGAEHRKPSRHHHTIDPPVQLHGNSRTSRTPSPSPSLSKRSEEAALFFETKDRYRTGSNQSLTSSPPPALQSSSTRVHGRASAYSGALDADLHPIVKSVFGQNRELRPEEMDELREAFKEFDKDKDGFIGCKDLGNCMRTMGYMPTEMELIELSQQINMNLGGHVDFEDFVELMGPKLLAETADMIGVKELRDAFKEFDTNGDGQISTAELREAMKKLLGQQVGHRDLEDILRDIDLNGDGHVDFEEFVRMMSR; translated from the exons ATGAGCTCCTCGCTTCCAAAAAGCGAATCTACCACATCCCTGATCAAAACGAACCGGAGAGTCCGCGCGGACCCCGCGAGTCAACGCAACGGTCACCGGCACACGGGAGTCGGCGGCGAGGACTCGTGCTGGACCGAAGAGTGCGATGCCACCGCACGCAGACCCCTTTGCCAACCGAAACACGGACGAAAAGCGGAGAAGATCCAGAATCCCCGAGGCCAGGATGGATATCATCAGGAGGATGGAGCGGAACACCGCAAACCGTCACGGCACCACCACACCATTGACCCTCCGGTACAACTCCACGGGAATTCCCGCACCAGCCGGACGCCCTCCCCGTCTCCATCCCTCTCCAAGCGCTCGGAAGAAGCCGCGCTGTTCTTTGAAACGAAGGACAGGTATCGGACGGGCTCGAATCAAAGCCTCACCTCCAGTCCACCTCCAGCGCTTCAGTCCAGCAGCACGCGCGTCCACGGGAGAGCGAGCGCGTACAGCGGCGCGCTTGATGCAGACCTCCATCCCATTGTCAAATCAGTCTTTGGACAG AACAGAGAGCTGAGACCAGAGGAAATGGATG AGCTACGAGAAGCCTTCAAAGAGTTTGATAAAGACAAAGACGGCTTCATTGGCTGCAAAGACCTGGGGAACTGCATGAGAACCATGGGATACATGCCCACTGAGATGGAGCTCATCGAACTGAGCCAGCAGATCAACATGAACC TCGGGGGACATGTGGATTTTGAGGACTTCGTAGAGTTGATGGGCCCCAAACTTCTGGCTGAGACGGCAGATATGATCGGAGTAAAGGAACTGAGAGATGCTTTCAAAGAG TTTGACACCAACGGAGACGGTCAGATCAGTACAGCAGAACTAAGAGAGGCAATGAAGAAACTGCTGGGCCAGCAG GTGGGTCACAGAGATTTGGAGGACATACTGCGGGACATCGATTTAAACGGAGACGGGCACGTCGACTTTGAAG
- the cabp1b gene encoding calcium-binding protein 1b isoform X4 produces MCSGLPASSSARASLRAGRLYNRELRPEEMDELREAFKEFDKDKDGFIGCKDLGNCMRTMGYMPTEMELIELSQQINMNLGGHVDFEDFVELMGPKLLAETADMIGVKELRDAFKEFDTNGDGQISTAELREAMKKLLGQQVGHRDLEDILRDIDLNGDGHVDFEEFVRMMSR; encoded by the exons ATGTGCTCGGGCCTGCCTGCATCTTCCTCCGCAAGGGCTTCGCTGAGAGCCGGAAGGCTGTAC AACAGAGAGCTGAGACCAGAGGAAATGGATG AGCTACGAGAAGCCTTCAAAGAGTTTGATAAAGACAAAGACGGCTTCATTGGCTGCAAAGACCTGGGGAACTGCATGAGAACCATGGGATACATGCCCACTGAGATGGAGCTCATCGAACTGAGCCAGCAGATCAACATGAACC TCGGGGGACATGTGGATTTTGAGGACTTCGTAGAGTTGATGGGCCCCAAACTTCTGGCTGAGACGGCAGATATGATCGGAGTAAAGGAACTGAGAGATGCTTTCAAAGAG TTTGACACCAACGGAGACGGTCAGATCAGTACAGCAGAACTAAGAGAGGCAATGAAGAAACTGCTGGGCCAGCAG GTGGGTCACAGAGATTTGGAGGACATACTGCGGGACATCGATTTAAACGGAGACGGGCACGTCGACTTTGAAG
- the cabp1b gene encoding calcium-binding protein 1b isoform X3 — METCGCMHMCACGRIDSQARKISRRDFTMGNCVKSPLKNFSKKDRKRSYKAVQSCEEGVTSGEALAALAQNSTYMHNVLGPACIFLRKGFAESRKANRELRPEEMDELREAFKEFDKDKDGFIGCKDLGNCMRTMGYMPTEMELIELSQQINMNLGGHVDFEDFVELMGPKLLAETADMIGVKELRDAFKEFDTNGDGQISTAELREAMKKLLGQQVGHRDLEDILRDIDLNGDGHVDFEEFVRMMSR; from the exons ATGGAGACATGTGGATGCATGCATATGTGTGCATGCGGCCGCATTGACTCTCAAGCGCGCAAAATTAGCAGAAGGGACTTTACTATGGGAAACTGTGTTAAATCGCCACTTAAGAATTTCTCCAAGAAG GACCGGAAGCGCAGCTACAAAGCAGTGCAGTCATGTGAGGAAGGGGTGACATCTGGAGAGGCCCTCGCGGCCTTGGCTCAGAACTCAACATACATGCACAATGTGCTCGGGCCTGCCTGCATCTTCCTCCGCAAGGGCTTCGCTGAGAGCCGGAAGGCT AACAGAGAGCTGAGACCAGAGGAAATGGATG AGCTACGAGAAGCCTTCAAAGAGTTTGATAAAGACAAAGACGGCTTCATTGGCTGCAAAGACCTGGGGAACTGCATGAGAACCATGGGATACATGCCCACTGAGATGGAGCTCATCGAACTGAGCCAGCAGATCAACATGAACC TCGGGGGACATGTGGATTTTGAGGACTTCGTAGAGTTGATGGGCCCCAAACTTCTGGCTGAGACGGCAGATATGATCGGAGTAAAGGAACTGAGAGATGCTTTCAAAGAG TTTGACACCAACGGAGACGGTCAGATCAGTACAGCAGAACTAAGAGAGGCAATGAAGAAACTGCTGGGCCAGCAG GTGGGTCACAGAGATTTGGAGGACATACTGCGGGACATCGATTTAAACGGAGACGGGCACGTCGACTTTGAAG
- the cabp1b gene encoding calcium-binding protein 1b isoform X1 — MSSSLPKSESTTSLIKTNRRVRADPASQRNGHRHTGVGGEDSCWTEECDATARRPLCQPKHGRKAEKIQNPRGQDGYHQEDGAEHRKPSRHHHTIDPPVQLHGNSRTSRTPSPSPSLSKRSEEAALFFETKDRYRTGSNQSLTSSPPPALQSSSTRVHGRASAYSGALDADLHPIVKSVFGQDRKRSYKAVQSCEEGVTSGEALAALAQNSTYMHNVLGPACIFLRKGFAESRKANRELRPEEMDELREAFKEFDKDKDGFIGCKDLGNCMRTMGYMPTEMELIELSQQINMNLGGHVDFEDFVELMGPKLLAETADMIGVKELRDAFKEFDTNGDGQISTAELREAMKKLLGQQVGHRDLEDILRDIDLNGDGHVDFEEFVRMMSR, encoded by the exons ATGAGCTCCTCGCTTCCAAAAAGCGAATCTACCACATCCCTGATCAAAACGAACCGGAGAGTCCGCGCGGACCCCGCGAGTCAACGCAACGGTCACCGGCACACGGGAGTCGGCGGCGAGGACTCGTGCTGGACCGAAGAGTGCGATGCCACCGCACGCAGACCCCTTTGCCAACCGAAACACGGACGAAAAGCGGAGAAGATCCAGAATCCCCGAGGCCAGGATGGATATCATCAGGAGGATGGAGCGGAACACCGCAAACCGTCACGGCACCACCACACCATTGACCCTCCGGTACAACTCCACGGGAATTCCCGCACCAGCCGGACGCCCTCCCCGTCTCCATCCCTCTCCAAGCGCTCGGAAGAAGCCGCGCTGTTCTTTGAAACGAAGGACAGGTATCGGACGGGCTCGAATCAAAGCCTCACCTCCAGTCCACCTCCAGCGCTTCAGTCCAGCAGCACGCGCGTCCACGGGAGAGCGAGCGCGTACAGCGGCGCGCTTGATGCAGACCTCCATCCCATTGTCAAATCAGTCTTTGGACAG GACCGGAAGCGCAGCTACAAAGCAGTGCAGTCATGTGAGGAAGGGGTGACATCTGGAGAGGCCCTCGCGGCCTTGGCTCAGAACTCAACATACATGCACAATGTGCTCGGGCCTGCCTGCATCTTCCTCCGCAAGGGCTTCGCTGAGAGCCGGAAGGCT AACAGAGAGCTGAGACCAGAGGAAATGGATG AGCTACGAGAAGCCTTCAAAGAGTTTGATAAAGACAAAGACGGCTTCATTGGCTGCAAAGACCTGGGGAACTGCATGAGAACCATGGGATACATGCCCACTGAGATGGAGCTCATCGAACTGAGCCAGCAGATCAACATGAACC TCGGGGGACATGTGGATTTTGAGGACTTCGTAGAGTTGATGGGCCCCAAACTTCTGGCTGAGACGGCAGATATGATCGGAGTAAAGGAACTGAGAGATGCTTTCAAAGAG TTTGACACCAACGGAGACGGTCAGATCAGTACAGCAGAACTAAGAGAGGCAATGAAGAAACTGCTGGGCCAGCAG GTGGGTCACAGAGATTTGGAGGACATACTGCGGGACATCGATTTAAACGGAGACGGGCACGTCGACTTTGAAG